TGGGAGCGGTTTCTGCCCGTAGAAATGGCCACGTACGGCGATATTATACAGATTAATATGAAAGACGTGTATTACACACTGACGATAAAAACGGGCGCCATGGTTAAATGGGTTTACGAGTATTGCCGACATGCGAAATACGTCATCAAAATCGACGATGACATGTATTTGGACGCCGAACAGTTTACGTATGCGTTAGATGCGCGCGCAGATCAGAACGCGTATTTTGTGTGTACGGTCTTAGTTCGGCCCTTCGTAATTCGAGATCCAAGAagtaaattctatatcagcCGGGAGACGTGGCCGTTACCTACTTTCTCAAATCATTGTCTCGGTTCCGGGTATGGTTTCACGGCGAATGCAATTCCCGATATTTGGAGAGCGGCTCTAAAAACTGAACTGATACAATTCGAAGATGTCTGGTTGACGGGCTTAGTAGCCAGGAAAGTGCAAGATCTTAAACTCGTTAACGATAAACGCGTGCATTTTTTGCCTTTATTAAAAAACTGGTGCGAAATGAAGCATTGCATCACGATGCACGGACTTAGtccagaaaatctgttagaTATATGGCGAGACAAGTTGGCCGGTAAAACCTGCCCTCCACCGACCAAAAGTCTACAAAGAAAATGTACAATACCTGATAATAATCTAATAGTTATGATTGTATTTTTGATCTGTTTCAACTTTATTTCGTGCTCTGATCGATTTCATTTAATATCTGGTTAGAATAGTGTCACGAAGTGGGTTCCGAGTTCAGTTTATTGCTAAGAAAAGAACGGTCAATCAAGCAGCGACCTCATTCGGTGTTCCAATGAAAAAGGACGAATCGGTCGGCTGCTAATGAAGTGGGAAACGTGGTTATATCAAACAATCCATTACATGTAACAGTTGGCGAATATTTCGTTTTAGGATATTTGAATACGAATCCATCATAGATGATTTCAGTCTGAATTAATCTGCTCTAATCTGGAATACGGATTGCTATATCATTAGAATTTCGTTCATATCGATAAATAATGATGTAATCCACTAATACTTTATGTCGACTTATTGAAATGCGTAGACTCCTTTATAATCCTAATGTTATGGTACAAAGTATCATTATTCGTCATAAACATAAATCATGTTATGTCAGTGATTGCGATGTATTACTACATGATTATctgaatatatattatttgaaaatgtataaaatggaCTTTCATACCGTtcgaataaattaatttgctTGAAACacgcaataaggtaagttcaGCTCCACGGTTTTTTGACACACCCGTTCTCTAGTGGGTTTAATCATTAGACACTGAAATGTTCAGATCCACAGTATTGTGGAGTTCATCTGACTCTGACCAAGTTCGCTTGAATCGATTTCATTTGACCGTGCACCAAGTTCTTCAATTTGATTATGGACCCCACGGTCCGTAGGCATAGGGGGTAACTGGGGTTACtgtacccccccccccatttgGATGATAGTGCCCTTTTTCTGAGATGtacttatttgatttaaccCCGTTACTTATTTACCTTGGGCACACTTTCCACAAATGGGCACTTTCACATGGAGGCAGGGCACCTCTTTCAAAAAGGGCATATTAGAGGGCACTCTTTCCACAAAAAAGCACTTTCATTGGCGCAAGGGCAGTTTCCATAAGATGGATCCGGAGAGCGCCCTTTTATATCAAATAACCTCCACCAACTAAATCCTGCTTACGGGCCCTGACCCTGTTCTAAAAGTGTTGGTTTTACTTCT
This sequence is a window from Tubulanus polymorphus chromosome 9, tnTubPoly1.2, whole genome shotgun sequence. Protein-coding genes within it:
- the LOC141910585 gene encoding beta-1,3-galactosyltransferase 5-like, translating into MATYGDIIQINMKDVYYTLTIKTGAMVKWVYEYCRHAKYVIKIDDDMYLDAEQFTYALDARADQNAYFVCTVLVRPFVIRDPRSKFYISRETWPLPTFSNHCLGSGYGFTANAIPDIWRAALKTELIQFEDVWLTGLVARKVQDLKLVNDKRVHFLPLLKNWCEMKHCITMHGLSPENLLDIWRDKLAGYLNTNPS